A region of Nocardioides alkalitolerans DNA encodes the following proteins:
- a CDS encoding GMC family oxidoreductase, which yields MSESHYDVLVIGSGFGGSVTALRLTEKGYRVGVLEAGRRFADDELAATSWRVRDYVFAPRLGMSGIQRMDLLGDVLVLSGAGVGGGSLVYANTLYEPPAAFYEDPSWAGITDWRDELRASYDQAKRMLGVTTYPRRTPSDEVMREAAAALGVEDSFVPTPVGVLRGEDHGVGPGEDVPDPFFGGVGPTRTTCTDCGSCMTGCRVGAKNTLVKNYLHLAEQAGAEVHALTTVTDVRPLPTGGYVVATRPSGGVRAGRVFTADQVVFSAAALGTQKLLHRLRASGALPHVSARLGELSRTNSEAILGVRAKRSGREGTTDFSEGVAITSSIHLDESTHVEPVRYGPGSNAMALLMATLADPEEGVLRWRVGLRQMWRNRRSLLAFHDPRHWSERTIVLLVMQSLDNSLTTGLRRRRLGRGPGKRLTARPGTGEPNPIWIPEGHALARRIAEQIDGEPAGAWNDLVDVPTTGHFIGGCRMGASAEEGVIDPYHRVHGHPGLHVIDGAAVCANLGVNPSLSITALAERAVSLWPNRGEADPRPALGAPYRRVDPVAPRHPVVPAGAPAALRLGPTRTVESV from the coding sequence ATGAGCGAGAGCCACTACGACGTGCTCGTGATCGGCTCGGGCTTCGGGGGCAGCGTGACCGCGCTGCGCCTGACGGAGAAGGGCTACCGCGTCGGCGTGCTCGAGGCCGGACGCCGGTTCGCCGACGACGAGCTGGCCGCCACCTCGTGGCGCGTGCGGGACTACGTGTTCGCGCCCCGGCTCGGGATGTCGGGCATCCAGCGGATGGACCTGCTCGGTGACGTGCTCGTGCTCTCCGGCGCGGGCGTCGGCGGCGGCTCCCTCGTCTACGCCAACACGCTCTACGAGCCGCCCGCCGCGTTCTACGAGGACCCCTCCTGGGCCGGCATCACCGACTGGCGCGACGAGCTGCGCGCGTCCTACGACCAGGCCAAGCGGATGCTCGGCGTGACGACGTACCCGCGGCGCACGCCGTCGGACGAGGTGATGCGCGAGGCCGCCGCGGCGCTCGGGGTCGAGGACTCGTTCGTGCCGACGCCCGTCGGCGTCCTGCGGGGCGAGGACCACGGCGTGGGGCCGGGCGAGGACGTCCCCGACCCGTTCTTCGGCGGGGTCGGGCCGACGCGGACCACCTGCACCGACTGCGGCTCGTGCATGACCGGGTGCCGGGTCGGCGCGAAGAACACGCTCGTCAAGAACTACCTCCACCTGGCCGAGCAGGCGGGTGCTGAGGTGCACGCACTGACGACGGTGACGGACGTGCGGCCGCTGCCGACGGGCGGGTACGTCGTCGCCACCCGGCCCTCCGGCGGCGTGCGCGCAGGCCGCGTGTTCACCGCCGACCAGGTCGTCTTCTCGGCCGCCGCGCTCGGCACGCAGAAGCTGCTGCACCGGCTCCGGGCGTCAGGGGCGCTCCCCCACGTCTCCGCCCGGCTCGGGGAGCTGTCGCGCACCAACTCCGAGGCCATCCTCGGGGTGCGCGCGAAGCGCTCCGGCCGCGAGGGCACCACGGACTTCAGCGAGGGCGTGGCCATCACGTCGTCCATCCACCTCGACGAGTCGACCCACGTCGAGCCGGTGCGCTACGGGCCGGGGTCGAACGCGATGGCGCTGCTCATGGCCACGCTCGCGGACCCCGAGGAGGGCGTGCTGCGCTGGCGGGTCGGGCTGCGCCAGATGTGGCGCAACCGCCGCTCGCTGCTCGCCTTCCACGACCCGCGGCACTGGTCGGAACGCACCATCGTGCTGCTCGTCATGCAGTCGCTCGACAACTCGCTGACCACCGGTCTCCGTCGCCGGCGGCTCGGTCGCGGGCCGGGGAAGCGCCTGACCGCACGGCCCGGCACGGGCGAGCCGAACCCGATCTGGATCCCCGAGGGCCACGCCCTGGCGCGCCGGATCGCCGAGCAGATCGACGGCGAGCCGGCCGGCGCCTGGAACGACCTCGTCGACGTGCCGACCACCGGCCACTTCATCGGCGGCTGCCGGATGGGCGCCAGCGCGGAGGAGGGGGTCATCGACCCCTACCACCGCGTCCACGGCCACCCCGGGCTCCACGTCATCGACGGCGCCGCGGTCTGCGCCAACCTCGGCGTCAACCCGTCGTTGTCCATCACGGCCCTGGCCGAGCGGGCGGTCTCCCTGTGGCCGAACCGCGGCGAGGCCGACCCCCGGCCGGCGCTGGGCGCGCCGTACCGGCGGGTCGACCCCGTCGCACCCCGCCACCCGGTCGTGCCCGCCGGCGCACCCGCCGCGCTGCGGCTGGGCCCGACGCGCACGGTGGAGTCGGTGTGA
- a CDS encoding NAD(P)/FAD-dependent oxidoreductase, with product MTAPSPARPGAPGAAGTPGTSAPLRAVVIGAGFAGLAAALRLRDAGLDVVVLERADDVGGVWRDNTYPGAACDVPSALYSFSFDSNPGWRRFYSEQPDILAYLRDVADRRGIRELLRTRTTAVAATYDDGTGRWTVALDTGEHLEADLVVPAVGQLSEPVVPDLPGLADFAGPAFHSATWRHDVDLTGKHVVVVGTGASAIQFVPRVADVAARVTVLQRSAPYVVPKPDGVYPAPVRALLVRSALARKVERRAVWHLSEWLNGALTGEIPGSRLPAALRRLWGWQLRRSVSDPDLRARLEPTDPLGCKRLLFSNDWYAALDRPHVDVVTAGVTRVVPDGVVDDDGTHHPADVVIWGTGFAATDFLRGLEVTGRDGRRLADHWEDGATAHLGVTVPGFPGLAIMYGPNTNLGGSSILGMLEPQADYVAQLAAGIAEARDRGALGLDVRPEAAATYDAEVQQRLAGSVWAGCASWYRADGDGRITTNWPGTVAEYQRRLAVLAPADFEEVKA from the coding sequence ATGACCGCTCCCTCCCCCGCCCGTCCCGGCGCACCCGGCGCGGCCGGCACGCCCGGCACGTCCGCGCCGCTCCGCGCGGTGGTGATCGGCGCCGGCTTCGCAGGTCTGGCCGCCGCCCTCCGGCTCCGCGACGCCGGCCTCGACGTGGTGGTGCTCGAGCGGGCCGACGACGTCGGCGGGGTCTGGCGCGACAACACCTACCCGGGCGCAGCGTGCGACGTGCCCTCCGCGCTCTACTCGTTCTCGTTCGACTCCAACCCGGGCTGGCGGCGGTTCTACTCCGAGCAGCCGGACATCCTGGCCTACCTCCGCGACGTCGCCGACCGGCGCGGGATCCGCGAACTCCTGCGGACGCGGACGACGGCGGTGGCCGCGACGTACGACGACGGCACCGGCCGCTGGACGGTCGCGCTCGACACGGGCGAGCACCTCGAGGCCGACCTCGTCGTGCCGGCCGTCGGGCAGCTGAGCGAGCCGGTCGTGCCGGACCTCCCCGGCCTCGCCGACTTCGCCGGCCCCGCCTTCCACTCGGCCACGTGGCGGCACGACGTCGACCTCACCGGCAAGCACGTCGTCGTCGTGGGCACCGGCGCGAGCGCCATCCAGTTCGTCCCCCGCGTGGCCGACGTCGCGGCGCGGGTGACGGTGCTGCAGCGCTCCGCGCCGTACGTCGTGCCGAAGCCCGACGGGGTATACCCCGCCCCCGTCCGGGCGCTGCTCGTGCGGTCCGCGCTGGCGCGGAAGGTGGAGCGGCGTGCGGTCTGGCACCTCAGCGAGTGGCTCAACGGGGCGCTCACGGGTGAGATCCCCGGGTCGCGGCTGCCCGCCGCACTGCGGCGCCTCTGGGGCTGGCAGCTGCGGCGCTCGGTCAGCGACCCCGACCTCCGGGCGCGGCTGGAGCCGACCGACCCGCTGGGCTGCAAGCGGCTGCTGTTCTCCAACGACTGGTACGCCGCGCTCGACCGGCCCCACGTCGACGTCGTGACCGCGGGCGTGACGCGCGTCGTCCCCGACGGGGTCGTCGACGACGACGGCACCCACCACCCGGCGGACGTCGTCATCTGGGGCACGGGCTTCGCGGCGACGGACTTCCTCCGCGGCCTCGAGGTCACCGGCCGCGACGGCCGCCGGCTGGCCGACCACTGGGAGGACGGCGCCACGGCCCACCTCGGCGTGACCGTGCCCGGGTTCCCGGGGCTCGCGATCATGTACGGGCCCAACACCAACCTCGGCGGCTCCAGCATCCTCGGGATGCTCGAGCCCCAGGCCGACTACGTCGCCCAGCTCGCCGCGGGGATCGCCGAGGCGCGGGACCGGGGCGCCCTCGGTCTCGACGTGCGGCCCGAGGCCGCGGCGACGTACGACGCCGAGGTGCAGCAGCGGCTGGCCGGCAGCGTCTGGGCGGGCTGCGCGAGCTGGTACCGCGCGGACGGCGACGGCCGCATCACGACCAACTGGCCGGGCACGGTCGCCGAGTACCAGCGACGGCTCGCGGTGCTCGCGCCGGCCGACTTCGAGGAGGTGAAGGCATGA
- a CDS encoding AraC family transcriptional regulator ligand-binding domain-containing protein — MFSPTVAHDWHFPRSTTGIGVLLAWARANGIEPAPLLVGTGLEPGDLDGAEGEVTADQELTVVRALLRRRPDDPPARLGAAIGSSYHLGSFGVFGFAMLASPTLLHAVELATRYIDLSFTFAMPRAELEGDTATGTVRVHVDGATLPPDVRPLLVARDARAIGTALRELLPDLPLELRLEPVEGPRRAVVSFPASHLARPLPQGNPQTAAACEQLCAELVERRRSRRGLAQQVRVLAAQEVAGGAAAGVVARRLGLSERTLRRRLAAEGTSYSELLDEVRSGLAVGLLATDLSLDEVALRLGYAEASSFIHAHRRWTGRTPRQAAEAD; from the coding sequence ATGTTCTCCCCGACGGTCGCGCACGACTGGCACTTCCCCCGCTCGACCACGGGCATCGGGGTGCTCCTGGCGTGGGCCCGGGCGAACGGCATCGAACCTGCCCCGCTGCTCGTCGGCACCGGGCTCGAGCCGGGCGACCTCGACGGCGCGGAGGGGGAGGTCACGGCCGACCAGGAGCTGACCGTCGTGCGCGCGCTGCTCCGCCGCCGCCCCGACGACCCGCCCGCCCGGCTCGGCGCGGCGATCGGCTCGTCCTACCACCTCGGCTCGTTCGGGGTGTTCGGGTTCGCGATGCTGGCCAGCCCGACCCTGCTCCACGCCGTCGAGCTGGCCACGCGCTACATCGACCTCAGCTTCACCTTCGCCATGCCGCGGGCCGAGCTCGAGGGCGACACCGCGACCGGGACGGTGCGGGTCCACGTCGACGGCGCCACCCTGCCGCCCGACGTGCGCCCGCTGCTGGTGGCCCGGGACGCCCGGGCGATCGGTACGGCGCTCCGCGAGCTGCTGCCCGACCTGCCCCTCGAGCTGCGGCTCGAGCCCGTCGAGGGGCCGCGTCGCGCGGTCGTCTCCTTCCCGGCGTCCCACCTGGCCCGGCCGCTGCCGCAGGGCAACCCGCAGACGGCTGCCGCGTGCGAGCAGCTCTGCGCGGAGCTGGTCGAGCGGCGCCGCTCGCGCCGCGGGCTGGCCCAGCAGGTGCGGGTGCTGGCCGCCCAGGAGGTGGCCGGCGGGGCTGCCGCCGGCGTCGTGGCCCGGCGCCTCGGCCTGAGCGAGCGCACGCTGCGGCGGCGGCTGGCGGCCGAGGGGACGTCGTACTCCGAGCTCCTCGACGAGGTGCGCAGCGGGCTGGCGGTAGGCCTCCTCGCGACGGACCTGAGCCTCGACGAGGTCGCGCTGCGGCTGGGGTACGCCGAGGCGTCGAGCTTCATCCACGCCCACCGCCGCTGGACCGGCCGGACGCCCCGTCAGGCGGCCGAGGCAGACTGA
- a CDS encoding aldo/keto reductase family protein, whose protein sequence is MEFRHLGSSGLQISEITYGNWLTHGSQVENDVATACVHRALDLGITTFDTADVYANGKAEEVLGKALAGQRRESLEIFTKVYWPVGPDPKGKNDTGLSRKHIRESIDGSLRRLGTDYVDLYQAHRYDSFTPLEETMSAFADVVHSGKAHYIGVSEWTAGQIRAAHELATELRIPLVSSQPQYSMLWRIIEGEVVPTSAELGIGQIVWSPMAQGVLSGKYVPGQPLPEGSRATDQAGGAKMIQRFMADDTLAAVQDLKPIAEDLGLSMPALAIAWVLQNDNVSSAIVGASRPEQLDDSVKAAGVRLPEDALARIDAALEGVVTSDPALVAESTPKQRVV, encoded by the coding sequence ATGGAATTCCGTCACCTCGGCAGCTCGGGTCTCCAGATCTCGGAGATCACCTACGGCAACTGGCTCACCCACGGCTCGCAGGTCGAGAACGACGTCGCGACCGCGTGCGTCCACCGTGCCCTCGACCTCGGCATCACCACGTTCGACACCGCGGACGTCTACGCGAACGGCAAGGCCGAGGAGGTGCTCGGCAAGGCCCTCGCGGGCCAGCGCCGCGAGTCCCTCGAGATCTTCACCAAGGTCTACTGGCCCGTCGGTCCCGACCCCAAGGGCAAGAACGACACCGGCCTCTCGCGCAAGCACATCCGCGAGAGCATCGACGGCTCGCTGCGCCGCCTCGGCACCGACTACGTCGACCTCTACCAGGCCCACCGCTACGACTCCTTCACGCCGCTGGAGGAGACCATGTCCGCCTTCGCGGACGTCGTCCACAGCGGCAAGGCGCACTACATCGGGGTCTCCGAGTGGACCGCCGGCCAGATCCGCGCCGCGCACGAGCTCGCCACCGAGCTGCGCATCCCGCTCGTCTCCAGCCAGCCGCAGTACTCGATGCTCTGGCGCATCATCGAGGGCGAGGTCGTGCCGACGTCGGCCGAGCTGGGCATCGGCCAGATCGTCTGGTCGCCGATGGCGCAGGGCGTGCTGAGCGGCAAGTACGTGCCCGGCCAGCCCCTGCCCGAGGGCTCCCGGGCCACCGACCAGGCCGGGGGCGCCAAGATGATCCAGCGCTTCATGGCCGACGACACGCTCGCCGCCGTGCAGGACCTCAAGCCGATCGCCGAGGACCTCGGTCTCTCGATGCCGGCCCTCGCCATCGCCTGGGTGCTCCAGAACGACAACGTCTCGTCCGCGATCGTCGGGGCCTCGCGCCCGGAGCAGCTCGACGACAGCGTCAAGGCCGCCGGCGTGCGCCTGCCCGAGGACGCGCTGGCCCGCATCGACGCTGCGCTCGAGGGTGTCGTGACGAGCGACCCGGCGCTGGTCGCCGAGTCCACCCCGAAGCAGCGGGTGGTCTGA
- a CDS encoding TAXI family TRAP transporter solute-binding subunit: MPPRPPAPTAPTAPAPGHRPSRRGLLLAGAGAAAVGAAGVGVARARAGDDLADVRGRLRIATGNPGAVFDRYGRALAAEVGRVMPAVTSAIVSTGGSFGNLLAVVDGRAEVAFSLGDSAQQAIAGAAPGIAAVDLTALTRLYDSFLQVLVRADSDIGSLAALAGRRVTAGEADSGTRVVATRSLEASGVDVAAVDLVDLSLRDGVEGLANGEVDALAFVSGFPIPALVELGRRVPLRALDVGAAVPDLVDLWGPQYVVGPLPAGPYGLPAPVATVSVKTYLVALPSLAEDLAHGFTSVVFDRQEALARAVPDVRQPTAAAGIFTQPVPLHPGSLRWFRERDRSAT; the protein is encoded by the coding sequence GTGCCGCCGCGCCCGCCCGCTCCCACGGCACCGACGGCCCCCGCCCCCGGGCACCGCCCGTCCCGCCGCGGGCTGCTCCTCGCCGGTGCGGGCGCGGCGGCGGTCGGCGCGGCGGGCGTGGGCGTGGCGCGGGCACGCGCGGGCGACGACCTCGCCGACGTGCGCGGCCGGCTCCGGATCGCCACGGGCAACCCCGGGGCCGTCTTCGACCGCTACGGCCGGGCGCTCGCGGCGGAGGTGGGTCGGGTGATGCCGGCGGTGACCTCGGCGATCGTGTCGACGGGTGGTTCGTTCGGCAACCTGCTCGCCGTCGTGGACGGGCGCGCCGAGGTCGCCTTCAGCCTCGGCGACAGCGCCCAGCAGGCCATCGCGGGCGCCGCGCCGGGCATCGCGGCGGTCGACCTGACGGCCCTCACCCGGCTCTACGACAGCTTCCTCCAGGTGCTCGTGCGCGCCGACTCCGACATCGGGAGCCTCGCCGCCCTGGCCGGGCGGCGCGTCACCGCGGGGGAGGCCGACTCGGGCACGCGGGTCGTCGCCACCCGCAGCCTCGAGGCCAGCGGCGTCGACGTCGCCGCCGTGGACCTCGTCGACCTGTCGCTGCGGGACGGCGTCGAGGGCCTCGCGAACGGCGAGGTCGACGCCCTCGCCTTCGTGAGCGGATTCCCCATCCCGGCCCTCGTCGAGCTGGGGCGCCGCGTGCCGCTGCGCGCGCTCGACGTCGGTGCCGCCGTGCCCGACCTGGTGGACCTCTGGGGCCCCCAGTACGTCGTGGGTCCGCTCCCCGCCGGTCCCTACGGCCTGCCCGCACCGGTCGCGACGGTCAGCGTCAAGACCTACCTCGTGGCCCTGCCGTCCCTGGCGGAGGACCTCGCCCACGGCTTCACCTCGGTCGTGTTCGACCGGCAGGAGGCGCTGGCCCGCGCCGTACCGGACGTGCGGCAGCCGACGGCGGCGGCCGGCATCTTCACGCAGCCGGTCCCGCTCCACCCGGGCTCGCTGCGCTGGTTCCGGGAGCGGGACCGGTCGGCAACGTGA
- a CDS encoding HAMP domain-containing sensor histidine kinase, with the protein MRRRLLALSLSVTVAVLAALVVPLVAAYAEGRAVRLHEERLAAATRFATLAGAPGLDSDPALLAADLARYDDVTATTRTFLLDTDGTVVAPPGADLPTDVPGVERAVRRALGGAPTSPPDALWPWNDDPMVVATPIGRDAQVLGAVLLVEDTEAQRDAVARRMAVAAGAGAVFVALVAWLVGVPLVGWVVRPVEDLEERARDLARGRAAPAGRIEGPPELRRLVQSFNEMAASVEHSQRQQRELVADVSHQLANPLTALRLRLEAISARDPEVEPVLAETDRLARALESVIEVSRAGGFDRVAVQVDVAAQVRERIELWAPLFEGRLRADLLGGPLPAVLEEDLVATVLDVLLDNALKYAPEATVEVALAPRDGRIELTVRDHGTGVDADEAATLGARFRRLERHADVEGTGLGLAIVLLRAQDAGGQARVEAADPGLRVRVTLPTGPAPGTSAASPGGAGPAA; encoded by the coding sequence GTGAGGCGTCGCCTGCTCGCCCTCAGCCTCAGCGTGACCGTCGCGGTGCTCGCGGCGCTGGTGGTGCCGCTCGTCGCGGCGTACGCCGAGGGGCGGGCCGTGCGCCTCCACGAGGAGCGGCTGGCGGCCGCCACCCGGTTCGCGACGCTCGCCGGGGCGCCCGGTCTCGACAGCGACCCCGCGCTGCTGGCCGCGGACCTCGCGCGGTACGACGACGTCACGGCGACCACCCGCACCTTCCTGCTCGACACCGACGGGACGGTGGTGGCGCCGCCCGGCGCCGACCTCCCCACCGACGTGCCGGGGGTCGAGCGCGCCGTGCGGCGTGCGCTGGGCGGTGCGCCCACGTCGCCGCCCGACGCCCTGTGGCCCTGGAACGACGACCCGATGGTGGTGGCCACCCCGATCGGCCGCGACGCCCAGGTGCTGGGCGCGGTGCTCCTCGTCGAGGACACGGAGGCGCAGCGCGACGCCGTCGCACGCCGGATGGCGGTGGCCGCGGGCGCGGGGGCGGTCTTCGTCGCGCTCGTCGCCTGGCTCGTCGGGGTGCCGCTCGTCGGGTGGGTGGTCCGGCCGGTCGAGGACCTCGAGGAGCGCGCCCGCGACCTGGCGCGCGGCCGCGCCGCGCCCGCCGGTCGGATCGAGGGACCGCCCGAGCTGCGTCGCCTCGTGCAGTCGTTCAACGAGATGGCCGCGAGCGTCGAGCACTCCCAGCGCCAGCAGCGCGAGCTGGTCGCCGACGTGTCCCACCAGCTGGCGAACCCCCTGACGGCCCTGCGGCTGCGCCTCGAGGCCATCAGCGCCCGCGACCCCGAGGTCGAGCCGGTGCTCGCCGAGACCGACCGCCTCGCCCGGGCGCTCGAGTCGGTGATCGAGGTGAGCCGCGCGGGCGGGTTCGACCGGGTCGCCGTGCAGGTCGACGTCGCCGCCCAGGTGCGGGAGCGGATCGAGCTGTGGGCACCGCTGTTCGAGGGCCGTCTCCGCGCCGACCTCCTCGGGGGGCCGCTGCCCGCCGTGCTCGAGGAGGACCTCGTCGCGACGGTGCTCGACGTCCTGCTCGACAACGCGCTCAAGTACGCCCCCGAGGCGACCGTCGAGGTCGCCCTCGCCCCTCGCGACGGCCGCATCGAGCTGACGGTGCGCGACCACGGCACCGGCGTCGACGCGGACGAGGCCGCCACGCTCGGTGCGCGGTTCCGGCGGCTCGAGCGGCACGCCGACGTCGAGGGCACGGGGCTCGGTCTGGCGATCGTGCTCCTGCGCGCTCAGGACGCCGGTGGCCAGGCCCGGGTGGAGGCCGCCGACCCGGGCCTGCGCGTCCGGGTCACGTTGCCGACCGGTCCCGCTCCCGGAACCAGCGCAGCGAGCCCGGGTGGAGCGGGACCGGCTGCGTGA
- a CDS encoding response regulator transcription factor: MRALLVEDDTGLAEALVQGLRGHGWSVRHTTTGREAVAILAEPDVDVDLVLLDMGLPDHDGLWVCQQVRERSAVPIVAVTARRSESAVVGALRAGVDDYVTKPYSLAVLLARMDAVLRRSHGRSTEPPVTDLGFHHDRTAREVHLPDGTVVPLTAKESELLTALARTPGEPVSRAALMEEVWDTTWVGASRTLDVHVAALRAKLAAGARIETVRGVGYRLHRPAPGPAPGPAPEAGP; this comes from the coding sequence GTGCGCGCACTGCTCGTCGAGGACGACACCGGCCTGGCCGAGGCCCTCGTGCAGGGCCTGCGGGGCCACGGCTGGAGCGTGCGGCACACCACCACCGGGCGCGAGGCCGTCGCGATCCTCGCGGAGCCCGACGTGGACGTCGACCTGGTGCTCCTCGACATGGGCCTGCCCGACCACGACGGGCTCTGGGTCTGCCAGCAGGTGCGGGAACGCTCGGCCGTGCCGATCGTCGCCGTCACGGCCCGCCGGAGCGAGAGCGCCGTCGTCGGTGCGCTGCGCGCGGGCGTCGACGACTACGTCACCAAGCCCTACAGCCTGGCCGTCCTCCTCGCGCGGATGGACGCCGTGCTCCGCCGCAGCCACGGACGGTCCACCGAGCCCCCGGTCACCGACCTCGGCTTCCACCACGACCGCACCGCCCGCGAGGTGCACCTGCCGGACGGCACGGTCGTCCCCCTCACCGCGAAGGAGTCCGAGCTGCTCACCGCACTGGCCCGCACCCCCGGTGAGCCCGTGAGCCGCGCGGCCCTCATGGAGGAGGTCTGGGACACGACCTGGGTCGGCGCCTCCCGCACCCTCGACGTGCACGTGGCGGCGCTCCGCGCCAAGCTCGCCGCCGGCGCGCGGATCGAGACCGTCCGCGGCGTGGGCTACCGCCTCCACCGCCCCGCTCCCGGCCCCGCTCCCGGCCCCGCCCCCGAGGCAGGTCCGTGA
- a CDS encoding MFS transporter, producing the protein MTTSTVSPSPGKPQGPPSVQRAVLNTVKGSLGNLVEWYDVYVYTVFASYLSSSFFAEGEPNAGIYTMAIFAVTFLMRPIGSWFFGRYADRHGRRPALVFSITLMAGASLVIALTPTADTIGSAAIVVLILCRLLQGFATGGEYGTSATYMSEAAAPGLRGFFSSFQYVTLVGGHVLAQVTLLVQQVFLTDAQISAFGWRIAFGIGAVGAVVVLFLRRTMDESLHDNGTERRSGSMAELLTAYPRQLLVCFLVTLGGTVAFYTYSVNGPLIVKSTYADDPMTATWINLAALVLLMVIQPLGGLLSDRIGRKPLLVGFGVAGVLWTWTFLHLLPQVTTPMASFLLLAGTYVILTGYTSINAVVKAELFPAHVRALGVGVGYAVANSLFGGTAPLIYEAAKARDVLDAFGIYVTVAIGVSLVVYVFVLKNRAPTFLDREQAVRSDVPEPAGR; encoded by the coding sequence ATGACCACATCCACCGTCAGTCCGTCCCCCGGGAAGCCGCAGGGCCCGCCGAGCGTGCAGCGGGCCGTGCTCAACACCGTGAAGGGCTCGCTGGGCAACCTGGTCGAGTGGTACGACGTCTACGTCTACACGGTGTTCGCGAGCTACCTCTCCTCGAGCTTCTTCGCCGAGGGCGAGCCCAACGCCGGCATCTACACGATGGCGATCTTCGCGGTCACCTTCCTCATGCGCCCGATCGGCTCCTGGTTCTTCGGCCGGTACGCCGACCGCCACGGCCGCCGCCCGGCCCTCGTCTTCTCCATCACGCTCATGGCGGGCGCCTCGCTCGTCATCGCCCTCACCCCGACGGCCGACACGATCGGCTCGGCGGCGATCGTGGTCCTCATCCTGTGCCGCCTCCTGCAGGGCTTCGCCACGGGCGGCGAGTACGGCACCTCCGCGACGTACATGTCCGAGGCGGCCGCGCCCGGCCTCCGCGGGTTCTTCTCGTCGTTCCAGTACGTCACGCTCGTCGGCGGCCACGTGCTCGCGCAGGTCACCCTCCTCGTGCAGCAGGTGTTCCTCACCGACGCCCAGATCTCCGCCTTCGGCTGGCGCATCGCCTTCGGCATCGGCGCGGTCGGTGCCGTCGTCGTGCTGTTCCTGCGCCGCACCATGGACGAGTCGCTCCACGACAACGGCACCGAGCGCCGCTCGGGCTCGATGGCGGAGCTCCTCACGGCCTACCCGCGCCAGCTGCTCGTCTGCTTCCTCGTCACGCTCGGCGGCACCGTCGCCTTCTACACCTACAGCGTCAACGGCCCGCTCATCGTCAAGAGCACCTACGCCGACGACCCGATGACCGCGACCTGGATCAACCTCGCCGCCCTCGTGCTGCTCATGGTCATCCAGCCCCTCGGCGGCCTGCTCAGCGACCGGATCGGCCGCAAGCCGCTGCTCGTGGGCTTCGGTGTCGCGGGCGTGCTCTGGACGTGGACGTTCCTGCACCTGCTGCCGCAGGTCACGACGCCGATGGCCTCGTTCCTGCTGCTGGCGGGCACCTACGTCATCCTCACGGGCTACACGTCCATCAACGCCGTCGTGAAGGCCGAGCTCTTCCCCGCGCACGTGCGCGCCCTGGGCGTCGGCGTCGGGTACGCCGTGGCGAACTCCCTCTTCGGCGGCACGGCGCCCCTCATCTACGAGGCCGCCAAGGCGCGCGACGTGCTCGACGCCTTCGGCATCTACGTGACCGTCGCGATCGGTGTCTCGCTCGTCGTCTACGTGTTCGTGCTGAAGAACCGGGCGCCGACGTTCCTCGACCGGGAGCAGGCCGTCCGCTCCGACGTCCCGGAGCCCGCGGGCCGCTGA